One window of the Serinus canaria isolate serCan28SL12 chromosome 9, serCan2020, whole genome shotgun sequence genome contains the following:
- the NRROS gene encoding transforming growth factor beta activator LRRC33 → MEAPLPGLSLLLLLLAVGWGSRMDAAWAPSPGGCELVQSIMDCTGRWLSSIPGNLRGNTEELFLDDNTIQVLGNASLLLYPQLWHLSLTRNRLELIEPGAFLSSQGLEVLSLTDNLLFTNYSLTAAALSALPALRMLDLAGNQLREDMVSVLVSNLSSLESLSVARNIIMRLDSSIFTNLTELLELNLEKNYIFEIDNAFEGLQRLQRLNLAYNYLPCLVGFDLTQLRVLNLSNNVIEWFLTMEIDDLFELEVLDLSHNRLLFFPVLPQQSKLHSLLLQDNRMSFYQRLPNGTSLANVTMQFLIIDGNSTNITTVRLWDELCHSNLSSLRLLDMSQNEVWGLPDDFLAQTPSLTHLKLNQNCLEAFHLSEEDPLAMLTELDLSQNQLVELGVKVGTGDILPSLQLFNLSTNRLQALPPGIFTHTKKITTLDLSYNRVDLCPQPGEPESLSCVDIRGVETLTHLSLAGCGLQGMGGRPFQGTSLLHLDLSDNRQLLSGDLGWLQDLVLTLQVLSLRNTSLSSTTDFSALSSLVRLDLSGNCLAAFPGWLGALRLRSLDLRDNCLPALPRDLPQAPLGRSLRELYLSQNPYNCCTLGWWDALQQAEGLRVPDGPEVTCRHGSRALSPGALPQPVLQSCRWQTADLALLYLVLALPTCLTLLVAFVVVFLMLKEKLLKMVKNRCGVSSPY, encoded by the exons ATGGAGGCCCCGCTCCCTGGTCTCTCCCTGCTTCTTCTCCTCctggcagtgggatggggaagcAGGATGGACGCAGCCTGGGCACCATCTCCTGGGGGCTGTGAGCTT gTGCAGAGCATCATGGACTGCACTGGCAGATGgctgagctccatcccaggaaACCTTCGAGGCAATACCGAGGAGCTGTTTCTTGATGACAACACTATCCAGGTCCTGGGCAatgcctccctgctcctgtatccccagctctggcacctcaGTTTGACCAGGAACCGGCTGGAGCTCATTGAGCCCGGGGCCTTCCTCAGCAGCCAAGGCCTGGAGGTGCTCTCCTTGACAGATAACCTGCTCTTCACCAACTACTCGCTGACAGCCGCTGCTCTTTCTGCTCTGCCGGCCTTGAGGATGCTGGATCTGGCTGGAAACCAGCTCAGGGAGGACATGGTATCAGTTTTAGTCTCAAACCTCTCTTCCTTGGAGTCTCTGTCTGTGGCCAGGAACATCATCATGAGGTTGGACTCATCCATCTTCACAAacctgacagagctgctggagctgaaccTGGAGAAGAACTACATCTTTGAGATTGACAATGCTTTCGaagggctgcagaggctgcagaggctCAACTTAGCTTACAACTACCTCCCGTGTCTGGTGGGGTTTGACCTGACCCAGCTCAGGGTGCTCAATCTCAGCAACAATGTCATTGAGTGGTTTCTGACCATGGAAATTGATGACCTCTttgagctggaggtgctggaccTGTCCCACAACCGCCTCCTGttcttccctgtgctgccccagcagagcaagCTGcactccttgctgctgcaggacaacAGGATGAGCTTCTACCAGCGCCTCCCCAACGGCACCTCCCTGGCCAACGTCACCATGCAGTTCCTGATCATTGATGGCAACTCCACCAACATCACCACGGTCAGGCTCTGGGACGAGCTCTGCCACAGCAACCTCTCCTCCCTGCGCCTCCTGGACATGAGCCAGAATGAGGTCTGGGGCCTGCCAGATGATTTCCTGGCACAGACGCCCTCCCTGACCCACCTGAAGCTCAACCAGAACTGCCTGGAGGCATTTCACCTCTCGGAGGAGGACCCCTTGGCCATGCTGACAGAGCTGGACCTCAGCCAGAACCagctggtggagctgggggtgaaggtgggcactggggacatcctgcccagcctgcagctcttcaACCTCAGCACCAACAGGCTGCAGGCTCTTCCTCCCGGGATTTTCACCCACACCAAGAAGATCACTACCCTGGACCTCAGCTACAACCGGGTTGACCTCTGTCCTCAGCCAGGTGAGCCCGAGAGTCTCTCCTGCGTGGACATCAGGGGTGTGGAGACCTTGACCCACCTCTCCTTGGCTGGCTGTGGTCTGCAGGGGATGGGCGGCCGCCCCTTCCAGGGGACATCGCTGCTGCACCTGGACCTCTCTGACAACCGCCAGCTGCTGTCCGGGgacctgggctggctgcaggaccTTGTCCTGACACTGCAGGTGCTGTCTCTGAGGAACACCAGCCTCTCCTCCACCACGGACTtctctgccctgagcagcctcgTGCGCTTGGACCTTTCTGGGAATTGCTTGGCCGCGTTCCCCGGCTGGCTGGGCGCGCTGAGGCTGCGCAGCCTGGACCTGCGGGATAACTGCCTGCCGGCACTGCCACGGGACCTGCCGCAGGCACCGCTGGGCAGGAGCCTGCGGGAGCTCTACCTCAGCCAGAACCCCTACAACTGCTGCACGCTGGGCTGGTGGGACGCCCTGCAGCAGGCCGAGGGGCTGCGTGTCCCCGACGGGCCGGAGGTGACCTGCAGGCACGGCTCCCGTGCGCTGAGCCCCGGCGCGCTGCCCCAGCCCGTCCTGCAGAGCTGCCGATGGCAGACGGCCGACCTGGCGCTGCTCTATCtggtgctggctctgcccaccTGCCTGACGCTCCTGGTGGCCTTCGTTGTTGTCTTCCTCATGCTcaaggagaagctgctgaaaatgGTGAAAAACCGGTGTGGGGTGTCCAGCCCTTACTAA